Part of the Paenarthrobacter sp. JL.01a genome is shown below.
CGTGCGCTTCGTACGCTTGTGGTTCACCGACGTCGTGGGTTCGCTCAAATCGGTGGCGCTGGCGCCGGCTGAAGTTGAAGGTGCTTTTGAAGAGGGCCTTGGCTTTGACGGCTCAGCCATCGAAGGCCTTGCGCGCGTGTTCGAATCCGACATGCTGGCGCAACCGGATCCCTCCACTTTCCAGATCCTGCCCTGGCGTGGCGAAACCGAACAGACCTCAAGGATGTTCTGTGACATCCTGACGCCCGACGGCGAACCTTCCGCCGCGGACCCCCGCAACGTCCTCAAACGGACCTTGGCCAAAGCTGCGGACATGGGGTTCACCTGTTACACGCACCCCGAGATCGAGTTCTACCTGCTCAAATCCAAGGACCTGGGCCCGGATGGCGCCCCGGTTCCCGTGGATGAGGGCGGCTATTTCGACCACGTCCCCGGTGGCGTTGCCCAGGACTTCCGCCGTACGGCAGTGACCATGCTCGAATCCGTGGGCATCTCCGTTGAGTTCAGCCACCATGAGGGCGGACCGGGCCAGAACGAGATCGACCTGCGCTACGCGGACGCCCTCCAGACGGCGGACAACATCATGACGTTCCGTACCGTCATCAAGGAAGTCGCGCTCCAGCAGGGCACTTACGCCACCTTCATGCCCAAGCCGTTCACGGACCACCCGGGCTCGGGCATGCACACGCACTTTTCGCTGTTCGAAGGCGACACCAACGCGTTCTTCGAAGCAGGCGCTGAATTCCAGCTATCCAAGACTGCCCGCCAGTTCATCGCAGGCATTCTCAAGCATGCTCCCGAGTTCACCGCTGTCACCAACCAATTCGTGAACTCCTACAAGCGGCTCTGGGGCGGCGGCGAGGCGCCGAGCTACCTGAGCTGGGGACACAACAACCGTTCTGCACTGGTACGCGTTCCGCTGTACAAGCCCGGCAAGGGCCAGTCGGCACGCATCGAATACCGCGGTATCGACTCGGCCACCAACCCATACCTCGCATATGCCGTGTTGCTTGGAGCGGGTCTGAAGGGCATCGAAGAAGGCTATGAACTTCCCGCCGCCGCAGAGGACGATGTCTGGTCGCTGACCACCGCTGAGCGCAAAGCGATGGGCCACGCGCCATTGCCAGCCAGCCTGCACGACGCAATCCGTGCCATGGAGGAGTCCGAGCTCGTGGCGGAAATCCTGGGCGAACAGGTCTTTGAGCACTTCCTCCGCAACAAGCGGGCAGAGTGGCAGGACTACAGGCTTCAGGTCACTCCGTATGAGTTGCAGCGCAATCTCGGCATTCTCTAGGCGGGGCCAGTGAGCCTTGCACGACGGCTCATTTCGGCCGGGTTCAGCGACCTTGAGAAGGGGGAGCGCTTCCTTGCGGCCCCCGAGCTTGAGGGCATCGACGAGGACGCGCTGTTCGCGGGGCTTTCCATGGCGGCGAGCCCCGATACGGCCCTGCAGTCACTGGTCAGGTTGATCGAGAAGAACCCCGGTCTGGGTAGGCTGGCCGCGGCGGACCCGGACACCAGTGAGCCACTGTACCGTTTGCTGGGAGCCTCCGAAGCGCTGGGGGAGTTCCTGATGCGGCGGCCCGAACACCTCGATGTCTTTGACACCCGTGTCAGCCCGGAGCCGATGCAGGCCTCCAGTGACGATCTTCGCGCCATGCTGCTTCGCTCGGTGAAGGCCGAGCCCGGCGCCCACAGGCCGGTGGCCGGCATCACCGGGCAACCTGCCTATGCAGCTTTGCGGACCGCGTATCGGCGGGGCCTTACGGAACTGGCCATCAAGGACCTGTGTGCGGCTTCGCCCCAGGACTTCATGCCCGCGGCTGGAGCTGAGCTGGCCGACCTCGCAGGAGCGGCCATCGAAGCAGCCCTCGCCGTATCCCGGGCCGAAGCGGCCGGTCACTACGACGCCGACGAAATTGCCGACGTCGGACTGGCAGTCATCGGCATGGGCAAGTGCGGTGCCCGCGAGCTCAACTACATCTCCGACGTCGACGTTATCCATGTCATCGAGTCCGAGGGGTTGGAGGACGCCAGGGCCTCGACCATAGGTACGGCGCTGGCGTCGGGCATTTCCCGGGCAATTTCTTCTTCCGCCCCCGAACCTGGGCTGTGGGAAGTGGATGCCAATCTGCGACCCGAGGGTAAGTCCGGTCCGCTGGTGCGGACGCTGGCTTCCCACCTGAGCTACTACGCCCGCTGGGCCGAAAGCTGGGAATTCCAGGCACTGCTGAAAGCCCGGACCATCGCCGGCGACCGGGACCTGGGCCAGCGGTATGAAAAAGCCGTGGAGCCCCTGGTGTGGTCTTCGGCGGGCCGGGAGGGCTTTGTCGAGTCCG
Proteins encoded:
- the glnA gene encoding type I glutamate--ammonia ligase; its protein translation is MDRQQEFVLRTIEERDVRFVRLWFTDVVGSLKSVALAPAEVEGAFEEGLGFDGSAIEGLARVFESDMLAQPDPSTFQILPWRGETEQTSRMFCDILTPDGEPSAADPRNVLKRTLAKAADMGFTCYTHPEIEFYLLKSKDLGPDGAPVPVDEGGYFDHVPGGVAQDFRRTAVTMLESVGISVEFSHHEGGPGQNEIDLRYADALQTADNIMTFRTVIKEVALQQGTYATFMPKPFTDHPGSGMHTHFSLFEGDTNAFFEAGAEFQLSKTARQFIAGILKHAPEFTAVTNQFVNSYKRLWGGGEAPSYLSWGHNNRSALVRVPLYKPGKGQSARIEYRGIDSATNPYLAYAVLLGAGLKGIEEGYELPAAAEDDVWSLTTAERKAMGHAPLPASLHDAIRAMEESELVAEILGEQVFEHFLRNKRAEWQDYRLQVTPYELQRNLGIL